ctaGTCGTATGCCCTCCGgagtgattatgacaataccaacTCCAGCACCCATAGCATTCGAAGCGCTGTTTACAAATACTTTCCACAGACGACTTTCTACATTACAGATTATCTTCCCGTCGTTCTTAGGGGTGAATTCTGCAATGAAATCAGCAAGAACCTGTCTCTTGACTGAGCTTTGCGGTCCGTACCTTATGTCGAATGAACCCAACTAAGTCCTCCATTTGGCAATTCGGCCCGTGAAGTCCAATCTTTTTAACAACAACTGTAggggatactcggtgaggaccaACACCGTAGGAACCTGAAAGTAATGtggcaacttcctcgtggcATGTACCAGTGCTAAAACTAACTTCTCCAGGGGTAGGTATCTCGTCTCGGCATCTACTAAGGTTTTACTTATGTAATACACTGGCATCTGTACTCCttggtcccttagtaacacagcacttacggtATGGTCGGACACCgagaggtacataaacaaatcctccCCGGATTCTGGGGCTGTTAACATGGGTGCTTTTGCCAAGTATTCCTTCAGCTCTCGAAAAGCCTCGTCACATTCCTTGTCCCAATGAAACCctttccacttcttcagaagttgataaaacGGTCTGCAGCGATCAGCGaatttggagatgaatcggtttagGGTGGCTAACATCCCGGTTAGCACTTGCACTTCCTTAGGATTGCTTGGCAGTCTGAGGCGATTCACGGCCTCTATCTGGTCAGGATTGGCCTCTATCCCCCGAGTAGAAATCAGATAACCCAAGAACTTGCCAGCCCCTACATCGAAAGTACACTTCTCAGCATTTAGGCGCAACTTATGCCTCCAGAGTATCTTAAATACTCCCCGGAGGTCTTCCATATGTTGCGACTCCTTTCTGCTTTGACCACCATGTCGTCAATGTATACTTCAACTATGCACCCAATTTTCTCTCGGAACATCCTCGTCATCATCCGCTAGTATATGGCTCCGgcgttcttcaatccaaacggcatgacctcgtagtgatagtttgcactTGGGGAGATAAATGAtgtcttttctcggtcctcgggcgccaaggcaatctggtgatATCCCTGGAAAgcatccaagaagctcatcctcgggtACCCATACGTGGCGTCTACTAGTTGGTCAATCTTAGGCATTGGGAACGGATCTTTGGGACATGCCCTATTCAAgtctgtgaaatccacacaaactctccatttaccgttctttttcttcactaccACTGTATTCGCTAACCATCTCGGAAAGAATATTTCTCTTATCACTCCTACTTCCTTCAGCCTCTGGACTTCCAAGTTCACCGCGTCAACATGCTCCTTTGATACTCTTCTCGGTTTTTGCTTTTTCAGGGGGGAAGGATGGGTCCACGTTAAGCTTGTGGACAATGAATTCGAGATCTACGCCAGGCACTTCATACGAGCTCCAAGCAAAAACATCCACGTTCTACAAAAGGatcaacaacatctctaccttttctcggtcattcatgcttgtgcCTATCTGGAAATACCTGTCAATATCCGGAAAAATTCTAACCTTCAaaacctcctcggcaacgtccgcccccgTTTCCCCTCGGGGCTTCTGTAGTTGCTATATAGTTTCTCTTTCGGTCTCCTCCGCTTGTCTAAGCTGTTCACTTTTCCACCTGACCGTGGTGACAAGACATTGCCTAGCCACTCGTTGGTTCCCTCGCACCACGGCGACTCcatactcagtaggaaatttcACTTTCACGTGCAGGGTGGACGAAACAGCCTTCATTGCATGAATCCACGGCCTTCCCAGGATTGCAGTGTACGGTGAGAATGATCAGACTACTATGAAGGTCATTATTACttccttgccttccatgtccacCGAGAGAGAAATCTGATCTTCGAGAATCACgactctcccgtcaaacgagaccagcggcgtgtcatacttcgccaaatcctgacTTTTCAATCCGAGCCCTTCGAACAGATCCAAGTACATAACGTCGGCCCCGCTTCCTTGGTCTATCATCACTCTTTTCACCAAGAACCCGCTTATCCGAGCTGTTACTACCAACGCATCATCATGAGGTTAGATCGTCCCTTCCAAGTCTTCTTCGCTGAAAGAGATGGTTAGTCGATCAACTTTCAACCTCTTCTCGGGTGATTCTCCTTCCGTGTAAGCCACTGTCATTACCCTTTTAGCTGCTGCCATACCTCTCGAGGCAGCATGGATGACTTCGATCACTCCCAGCGGTGGTGGGAGGGGATTCCTTTTTTGCTGAACACCCTGGCCGGCCTCTCGGTCAGCAGAGTCCACCACAAACTCTTTCAGATACCCTACTTTTACTagctgcccgagatgatcttttagTACCTGATACTGCTCAATGGTGTGCCCTTTGTCCCTATGGTATgtgcaatacaagttttggttCCCCCGAGATGGGTTAccccccattttgtttggccacCTGAAGAACGATTCGTTCTTAATTTGATCTAGGATTTTGTGCACAGGCTCTTTGAATGCCACATTAACTCCTTCAatttgcacctctggttcctgcatccTAAAATCTTTTTTCAGTCTTGCCGGCATAATGCCCTGCCAAGATCTCCCGAGTAACGGTGCTTTCCCCTTATTCTACAGTCGATCATCTTCCAAGTGTTTATACTCCTCAATGCGTCTCataagttgcctcatatcctcagGAGGTCTTTTCGTCAATGACTCCCGTAATTCAGAATCTTCGGgaagccccatcctgaaggtgcttgccgctatcttttcatttcctccaccaatctcgttgtagagttcccagtaccggctggcataactccgaagggtttcacCAACCCTCACCTTTATGGAAAGTAACGCATCCACCGGCTGcggcactcggctgcatgtcacGAATCTACTGCCGAACTCTTGGATTAGCTCGGCAAAGCTACGAATAGAGCCTTTTcataacccattgaaccatctcagggtcgtggagccgagactagagggcaataccttacacatcaacgcatcattgtgtgcatgtaaggacatcatgtggatataatgactgacatgctccacaggGTCCATCTTCCCATCGTAGGAATTGAATGGCGGTTGTGTAAATCTACTCGGCATAGGGTCCCGTTCAATTTCGTCGGAGAATGGTGATCAAGCAGCCCTTCATAAGGCtcggctcatggcgtccatggcAGCATTGTGGGGTCGTCGTTCCTCTGGTGAATTCGATCCTTGGTCATCGTATCCATGCGACCGTGAGCAGTTCCGGTGATGACGTGTCTCTCAGGAGTGTGAGTGATTCCTACGCCGGCTTGATTCTTGAGAGGGTGATTGGTTTTGGAATCGTTGTGTACCGGATTGGCTAGAGCCCTTTTCGCCCTGATTTCCCGTGCTATCATTTCTCCTTTGCCGGCAATTGCGGTTCCTTTCTTGGCGTCGACCCCTTACTTCCAGCTCTAGATCCATTACCAGTCTacgcaaccgctccagctctcggtctctatcatcatactGCCCGTGTCCTGAGACACCTGACACCATTCGACGGATCTGATTTGACTTTTCTCCCAGGCCAGAATCTTCCTCTCCTCGCAAGCGCTCCCTATCCTCGCGCcctttctgccttctctcccgcCATGtggatccccgagaagatcctacGAAACCACTTTGGGCACGCCCTCCCGAACGCCCCTCGGACATTTCCCTTATTTGAGTCTCAATCGAACCACAACTTCGTAGGAAAGCCCCACGATGGGTGCCAATTGTGCGGGCCTGAAATGAAACTGTTGGGCTCgaactcacttgggctcacaatttatttataaagtgggctttaggatttcctactttgggtctttctcggcacagagactcaaagtaatgtTCCTCCTCTCTTCCTCAATGActgttttttctctccttttttctgAAACCCCTCCTCTTCCCCAAcgtcttctatttatagcttcaagttagtggggagatcatgattactgtcatcgttagtgcaattgaaggtccaatattatctgttttaaatggatgtttaggtgagagtggaatgtaacgattatggccttggaacttggttccaactcaggtGAATTTGCTCGGTAATGATGTTCCCCAAGCATTCTATGGTTCACCCGGACAAGGTTTATCTAATTGTTCGGGAAGTTTTATGCCAAGCACAATTCAGGACCCGAGGCCCAAAATTCGTTCTTTatgaaggcagtttcaagaagggcttaGGGCGATGGGGCCGTACCATTGGGCCTGAGCCCAAGGCCCATCTGGGTCTTGGGATCTTGGTGTCGTACAATATATATAAGGATGGAAAGAAAATGACACTCAATATTGAAAGGAGTTTTCAATATAGACAATTAGAGTTTATGATAGGCGTGTAATGCATCACATTGGCCACAAAGAATTAGTTTTGCAATAGACAATCAATAAAGAtggaaactcaaaaaaaaaaaaaaaaaagtaatgtggCTTAACAGGAGCATAGAAACAATAAATATtgcgcttttttttttagatatatatagcaGCCTTaaaatgagttagaaaactattgtttgatttcctttatttagCTT
This DNA window, taken from Quercus robur chromosome 2, dhQueRobu3.1, whole genome shotgun sequence, encodes the following:
- the LOC126694484 gene encoding uncharacterized protein LOC126694484; its protein translation is MPARLKKDFRMQEPEVQIEGVNVAFKEPVHKILDQIKNESFFRWPNKMGGNPSRGNQNLYCTYHRDKGHTIEQYQVLKDHLGQLVKVGYLKEFVVDSADREAGQGVQQKRNPLPPPLGVIEVIHAASRGMAAAKRVMTVAYTEGESPEKRLKVDRLTISFSEEDLEGTI